From Variimorphobacter saccharofermentans, one genomic window encodes:
- a CDS encoding DUF3795 domain-containing protein codes for MINECEYRESMNCAGCTNIKKPFWGEQCPVKSCCENKKLEHCGQCQDFPCSLLNQFAYDKEQGDDGKRIQQCIRWRDGIK; via the coding sequence ATGATTAACGAATGTGAGTATAGGGAAAGTATGAATTGTGCAGGCTGCACGAATATTAAAAAACCATTTTGGGGAGAGCAATGTCCGGTTAAATCTTGTTGTGAGAACAAGAAGCTGGAGCATTGCGGACAATGTCAGGATTTCCCCTGCTCATTATTGAATCAGTTTGCTTATGACAAGGAGCAAGGAGATGACGGCAAAAGAATACAACAGTGTATTCGCTGGCGTGATGGTATAAAATAG
- a CDS encoding cyclic-di-AMP receptor, translating to MKLIYVIVRNIDSGYVTEALNKKGFYVTKLASTGGFLREGNTTLMIGTDEPKVDEVIDIVKEKCGPRQQIFTNPVGNIEYASMNTVVHVGGATIFVMDVDRFEKI from the coding sequence ATGAAATTAATTTATGTAATTGTCCGAAATATTGACAGTGGCTACGTAACAGAAGCGTTAAATAAAAAAGGATTCTATGTTACTAAGCTGGCATCCACGGGAGGTTTTCTTAGAGAAGGGAATACAACCTTGATGATTGGAACGGATGAACCGAAGGTGGATGAGGTAATTGATATTGTGAAAGAAAAATGCGGTCCAAGGCAGCAGATTTTTACGAATCCGGTTGGAAATATAGAGTATGCTTCTATGAATACAGTGGTACATGTGGGAGGAGCAACTATATTTGTAATGGATGTAGATCGTTTTGAGAAGATATAA